The following coding sequences lie in one Mesorhizobium sp. DCY119 genomic window:
- a CDS encoding ABC transporter permease: MDFLIGWIAIIPSYATPLLLASLGLIICEKAGVLNLGAEGLMAVGAMTGAVTVLSGADPWFGLAAGSAAAMALALLFGISTVALRANHTLAGLAVVAIGLGITGVVGRPYVQKTFSGISTLGDIFGIDRSSALGRIFAVQDPVTLALPILVGAVWWWLSKSRHGLRLRSVGENPAAADVAGIDVQLVQFGAVLASGLLCGLAGAYLSVATSHVWVEGMVASRGWIAVALVIFSRWNAARALWGALLFGSADALVPRLQAIGADVPVYLMMTLPYLLTLVVLVAGSLSGRRSGEPAFLGRVYLRQDKQ, encoded by the coding sequence ATGGATTTTCTGATTGGCTGGATTGCCATCATTCCGAGCTATGCGACGCCGCTGCTGCTGGCAAGTCTCGGCCTCATCATCTGCGAAAAGGCGGGCGTTCTCAATCTTGGAGCGGAAGGGTTGATGGCGGTCGGCGCCATGACCGGCGCGGTGACTGTACTTTCCGGGGCTGATCCCTGGTTCGGCCTTGCCGCCGGTTCAGCGGCGGCAATGGCTCTGGCGCTGCTGTTTGGAATATCGACCGTCGCCTTGCGTGCCAATCATACGCTCGCCGGTCTCGCCGTCGTCGCGATCGGACTGGGCATTACCGGCGTCGTGGGGCGACCCTACGTGCAGAAGACCTTCTCTGGCATTTCCACCCTCGGCGATATCTTCGGGATAGATCGCAGTTCGGCATTGGGTCGCATTTTCGCGGTGCAGGACCCTGTCACGCTGGCGCTGCCGATACTTGTCGGCGCCGTCTGGTGGTGGCTTTCCAAAAGCCGACATGGTCTCAGGCTGCGGTCGGTCGGGGAAAATCCGGCCGCAGCAGACGTCGCGGGTATCGACGTGCAGCTGGTGCAGTTCGGGGCTGTCCTGGCGTCCGGCCTGCTCTGCGGTCTCGCCGGAGCCTATCTCTCGGTCGCCACAAGCCATGTCTGGGTGGAGGGAATGGTCGCCTCGCGCGGCTGGATCGCGGTCGCCCTCGTCATCTTCTCGCGCTGGAATGCGGCCCGGGCTCTCTGGGGAGCGCTTCTTTTCGGAAGTGCGGATGCTCTTGTGCCCAGGCTGCAAGCCATAGGTGCCGACGTTCCCGTCTATCTCATGATGACGTTGCCGTACCTGCTGACGCTTGTCGTGCTGGTAGCGGGCTCATTGAGCGGTCGGCGTTCGGGCGAGCCGGCCTTCCTCGGCAGGGTCTATTTGCGGCAAGACAAGCAATAG
- a CDS encoding ABC transporter permease, producing MTSLSYAGGLLVGLTVSALLLVHAGVPASALVDEFLIATFLTTDGLSQTTTAALPLVLVGLASAVAMRVRFWNIGVEGQLWLGAIASTWVALNGIGPEALRLPTMFVLAALAGAAWIAISLFLKLKWGVNEVISTLLLGSVAFLLVQHLLFGVWRDPANSFPVTATFPEASWFAVLGWGQLHTGIFLVAGIALCVWFIMEHSRVGFYADAVGFNTKAALATGLPVLRTAVGLVLLSGALSGVAGMMIVAGTEHRLNQSVGNGYLFSAIVIAYLARAKPLWVVVVSFALGAVFTAGNVLKVFYSISEAMIVLMQGAVLMSILMAQFFSTYSLKRPN from the coding sequence TTGACCAGTCTCAGTTATGCAGGCGGGCTGCTTGTTGGACTGACGGTTTCGGCGCTGCTGCTCGTGCATGCTGGCGTGCCGGCGAGCGCCCTTGTCGATGAGTTCCTGATTGCCACGTTTCTCACCACGGACGGTCTCTCCCAGACGACGACGGCCGCTTTGCCGTTGGTGCTGGTAGGTCTCGCCTCCGCCGTTGCCATGCGCGTGCGGTTCTGGAACATCGGCGTGGAGGGCCAGCTATGGCTCGGTGCGATCGCGTCGACCTGGGTCGCGCTAAACGGGATCGGGCCTGAAGCGCTGAGGCTGCCAACGATGTTCGTGCTGGCGGCGCTTGCCGGAGCCGCCTGGATAGCGATTTCGCTTTTCCTGAAGCTCAAGTGGGGCGTCAACGAAGTCATCTCGACACTGCTGCTGGGAAGCGTCGCGTTTCTGCTCGTGCAGCATCTTCTGTTCGGCGTCTGGAGAGACCCCGCCAACAGCTTTCCGGTGACCGCCACCTTTCCCGAGGCGAGTTGGTTTGCTGTTCTGGGCTGGGGGCAGTTGCACACCGGGATCTTTCTGGTCGCCGGCATCGCACTGTGCGTCTGGTTCATCATGGAACACAGCCGGGTCGGCTTCTACGCGGATGCGGTAGGCTTTAACACCAAGGCCGCGCTCGCCACCGGCCTGCCGGTGCTGCGCACCGCCGTGGGGCTCGTGCTCCTATCCGGCGCCCTATCAGGCGTTGCCGGCATGATGATCGTGGCGGGAACGGAGCACCGCCTCAACCAGTCCGTCGGCAACGGCTATCTCTTCAGCGCGATCGTGATCGCCTATCTGGCCCGCGCGAAGCCGTTGTGGGTGGTCGTGGTCTCTTTCGCGCTCGGCGCGGTGTTCACCGCCGGAAACGTGCTGAAGGTTTTCTACTCGATCTCGGAAGCCATGATCGTGCTCATGCAAGGCGCGGTACTGATGTCGATTTTGATGGCGCAGTTCTTCAGCACCTACTCGCTCAAGCGGCCGAACTAA
- a CDS encoding ABC transporter ATP-binding protein, with amino-acid sequence MTTALQQAGDHTQRPPGAPAALRMRGIGKSFDGKAALRDASFCLEWGEVHAIVGENGAGKSTLMNVAAGVYVADGGDQSIDGEAISLRSPLEAAAAGLGMVHQHFRLVESFTVAENVLLGLGRKAAVKTLADAAAIVAAKSREIGLPVDPHRLVADLSIAERQRAEIVKVMLLGARILVMDEPTAVLTDEEARTLLSFAQRLSRQGHAVVLITHKFREVAAFCDRVTIMRHGETVLDGARVADVTEAEVARLMVGDTLTVSGRPSSRPGDACLRVEGLSARAIAHRQNLNDLGFELHAGEILGIAGVGGNGQEELVACLLGLEGTDTGAILLDGEDISAARPGKRREAGLRVIPSDRFDSGLIRELSIADNLALTTVPGGSFGGPFLLRRRAMREKAAEAIDAFDIRGATPDRPASLLSGGNAQKVLLARELGHGLKVLIAHSPSRGLDMKATEFVRSSIRNAVEAGAACLLISEDLQEVMSLSHRVAVMNRGRIVGCRQVGDVTSEWIGGLLAGHA; translated from the coding sequence ATGACGACAGCTTTGCAGCAAGCAGGCGACCATACGCAACGACCGCCGGGTGCACCGGCGGCTCTGCGAATGCGCGGCATCGGCAAGTCGTTTGACGGCAAGGCAGCACTTCGTGATGCATCCTTCTGCCTCGAATGGGGGGAAGTGCATGCCATCGTCGGTGAGAACGGCGCAGGCAAGTCCACTTTGATGAACGTGGCCGCCGGCGTCTATGTGGCTGACGGTGGCGATCAGTCGATCGACGGTGAGGCAATCAGCTTGCGCAGTCCGCTGGAGGCCGCTGCCGCCGGTCTCGGCATGGTCCATCAGCATTTCCGGCTGGTCGAGAGTTTTACCGTTGCCGAGAACGTGCTCCTCGGCCTCGGCCGCAAGGCTGCCGTGAAAACGCTGGCCGATGCGGCGGCGATCGTTGCCGCCAAGTCGCGCGAAATCGGCCTGCCCGTTGATCCGCATAGGCTGGTGGCAGACCTTTCGATCGCCGAGCGCCAGCGTGCCGAGATCGTAAAGGTCATGCTTCTGGGCGCACGAATTCTGGTCATGGACGAGCCGACGGCGGTGCTGACCGACGAGGAAGCGCGAACGCTCCTCTCCTTTGCCCAACGGTTGTCGCGGCAAGGTCACGCCGTGGTTTTGATCACGCACAAATTCCGCGAGGTTGCCGCCTTCTGCGACCGGGTCACGATCATGCGGCACGGCGAGACGGTGCTTGACGGAGCGCGTGTCGCGGACGTCACCGAAGCCGAGGTAGCGCGGTTGATGGTCGGCGATACCTTGACGGTTTCCGGCAGGCCGTCATCCCGGCCGGGCGATGCGTGTTTGCGCGTGGAAGGGCTTTCTGCACGGGCGATCGCTCACAGGCAGAACCTGAACGATCTCGGGTTCGAGCTGCATGCCGGGGAAATCCTTGGCATTGCCGGCGTCGGCGGAAACGGACAGGAGGAACTTGTTGCCTGCCTTCTCGGGCTCGAAGGAACCGATACCGGCGCGATCCTGCTGGATGGCGAGGACATTTCCGCCGCCCGGCCAGGCAAGCGCCGTGAGGCCGGCCTGCGCGTCATCCCCTCTGACCGCTTTGACAGCGGGTTGATCCGGGAGCTTTCCATTGCCGACAACCTAGCGCTCACAACCGTCCCGGGCGGCAGCTTCGGTGGGCCGTTTCTCCTGCGACGCCGAGCGATGCGCGAGAAGGCGGCCGAGGCCATCGACGCGTTCGATATCCGCGGAGCGACGCCAGACCGACCGGCCTCTTTGCTCTCGGGAGGAAACGCGCAGAAAGTGCTGCTGGCGCGGGAACTGGGTCACGGCCTGAAGGTTCTCATCGCGCACTCCCCTTCCCGCGGGCTGGACATGAAGGCGACCGAGTTCGTTCGATCGTCGATCCGCAACGCTGTGGAAGCCGGCGCGGCCTGCCTGTTGATCAGCGAGGATCTCCAGGAGGTCATGTCCTTGTCCCACCGGGTGGCCGTCATGAACAGGGGCAGGATCGTCGGCTGCCGTCAGGTCGGCGATGTCACGTCTGAATGGATCGGAGGCCTTTTAGCAGGCCATGCTTGA
- a CDS encoding BMP family ABC transporter substrate-binding protein, with translation MKERKTKPSASARLFAATAAVLASCAASGAYAFTLEGSPKVAFIYASSAQDGGWNEALEAGRKAVEEQLKVPVAVTENIPEEATKLRAAIDLYVKRGFNIIIGTTYGYSAPMAEAAKAYPNVAFLSASGTENGPNMESFYARTYQGWYLAGIAAGQATKTKKIGILAGFPVGVVNWDINSFALGARSVDPAIETVAVFANSWWDPVKEGQIAQAILDQKADVLATNLSATSALDAAEKAGVPSIGFQLDMAHAAPKTIQTSVVFRWEKYLVPTIKEIIDGSWKPEEFGAFEGLETGVVELAPFGPTVSEETKAKIEAAKQEIIAGKLDPFQGPLKKQDGTAVVDAGGKVDDAALWSMDYFVEGVIGTMPAK, from the coding sequence ATGAAAGAGCGCAAAACGAAGCCGTCCGCTTCAGCTCGTCTGTTCGCCGCGACGGCCGCAGTTCTTGCTTCCTGCGCCGCCTCGGGCGCCTATGCCTTTACTCTGGAAGGCTCGCCCAAGGTCGCGTTCATTTACGCAAGTTCGGCGCAAGACGGCGGCTGGAACGAGGCCCTCGAGGCCGGCCGCAAGGCCGTGGAGGAACAGCTAAAGGTGCCCGTCGCGGTGACGGAAAACATTCCGGAAGAAGCCACGAAGCTGCGTGCAGCGATCGACCTCTATGTCAAGCGCGGCTTCAACATCATTATCGGTACCACCTATGGCTATAGCGCCCCGATGGCCGAAGCGGCCAAGGCCTATCCGAACGTGGCGTTTCTCAGCGCCTCGGGCACGGAGAACGGGCCCAACATGGAAAGCTTCTATGCCCGCACCTACCAGGGCTGGTACCTTGCAGGCATCGCGGCAGGTCAGGCTACGAAAACGAAGAAGATCGGCATCCTCGCCGGCTTTCCCGTCGGCGTGGTGAACTGGGATATCAACAGTTTCGCGCTCGGCGCCCGTTCCGTCGATCCTGCGATCGAAACGGTCGCCGTCTTCGCCAACTCCTGGTGGGATCCGGTGAAGGAAGGGCAGATCGCCCAGGCGATCCTCGACCAGAAGGCCGACGTGCTCGCCACCAATCTGAGCGCGACCTCCGCACTCGATGCCGCCGAAAAGGCCGGCGTGCCGTCGATAGGCTTCCAGCTCGACATGGCGCATGCCGCGCCCAAGACGATCCAGACCTCGGTCGTCTTCCGCTGGGAAAAATATCTGGTGCCGACGATCAAGGAAATCATCGATGGCAGCTGGAAGCCTGAGGAATTCGGTGCCTTCGAAGGCCTCGAAACCGGCGTGGTCGAGCTTGCACCTTTTGGCCCCACGGTTTCCGAGGAGACCAAGGCAAAGATCGAGGCTGCAAAGCAGGAGATCATCGCCGGCAAGCTCGATCCGTTCCAGGGTCCCCTGAAAAAGCAGGACGGCACCGCCGTCGTCGACGCCGGCGGGAAGGTTGACGATGCAGCACTCTGGTCGATGGACTATTTCGTCGAAGGTGTCATCGGAACCATGCCGGCAAAGTAA